CACGCTTGATGTCCTGGTCGAGGACGGAGTGGTCCGCGACGTGTCGTTCGACGCCCGGGGGTGCGCGATCTCCGTGGCCACGGCCTCCATCATGTCGGACATGCTGAAAGGCAAGACCCTCGAGGAGACGCACGACCTCTTCCGCCGGTTCCAGGAGATGCTGACCGGTCCGGATGCCGAGGCCGAGGGTCTCGACAAGCTCGAGGTGCTGGCCGGCGTGCGCGAGTTTCCCATGCGGGTGAAGTGCGCCACGCTGCCGTTCCATACGTTGCGTGCTGCGCTTGACAACGAGCCGGGAACGGTCCAGACGGAATAGCCATGACCGATTTCGACCCGCCGCCACAGCCCGGCACCGTCACTCCTGACGAACACGCGGAGGCGCTTCGACCGGCTGTCGTGGCCGCCATAGGTACCGTTTACGACCCGGAGATTCCGGTCAGCATCTGGGAACTCGGGCTCGTGTACGACATCGCCATCCGGAACGGCCGCGACGTCGATGTCACGATGACGCTGACGACGCCGCACTGTCCGGAAGCCCAGTACATTCCGGGGCGCGTCGAGGAGGCCGTTCGGGAAGTCTCGGGCGTGGGTGACGTGAGGGTTGATATCGTCTGGGAACCGCCGTGGACGCCCGACCGGATGAGCGAGGCCGCGCGCCTTGAGCTAGGCTATTTCTAGAGGGACCGTGATGACCAACGCGCCGAAGCTCCTGACACTGACCGACGTCGCCGCCGAGCGGGCCCGGGCCATGATTGCCGCCCGGGGAGCGGCCACGCAGGGGCTCCGCATCGCCCTCAAGACCGGCGGCTGCTCCGGCATGGCCTACGACGTCGAGTACGCGGACGAGGCGCGCCCGACCGACGAGGTGGTCGAGGACCGAGGGATCAAGGTGTTCATCGATCCCGCAGCGGTACTGTTTCTTGCCGGCAGCCGGATCGGCTGGGAAGAAAGCATCCTGCAGTCGCGGTTCACGTTCGAGAATCCGAACGAGGTTGCTCGGTGCGGGTGCGGCGAATCGGTGTCCTTTGGAGGTCTTGGCGGGCAAGGCTGAGGCCGCGTTCCGCTGTCCCGGTTTGGTCTTTCGACGGTTGCAGGCGCACATAGCGTAGCGCCCGGCGGCAGGCATCAGCGCGGGGCGATGATCTCCCCTACAAAGCGCTCCCTCCCGACAGGGCGTTCGGGTGCAGCGGTCCGTTGGCGGTTCCACGACCTTGGTCTCGATCGAAGCCTCGTGGCGGAGCCCATCACCGGAGGATTGCCAACGGTGTGGCGCCGCTGCGCCGGTGAGGATGTATCCGTTTGGGTTGCGCTGATTTCTCCAGTGGACAGGAGTGTCTGCAGCACGACGCTCGGTGCGGCCTGAAGCAATAGTTCCGGGCGCGGTTGCGGGTCCGGGAGAACTGCCCCCAAGCCAACCGCCCACACCGTGGCTCGTGTTGCGGCGCTTGACGGAAAGCCCGTAATTATGGGAATATGTGCTCATGAAGACCACGGTAGAGCTTCCCGACGCCATGTTCCGGCGGGCAAAGGCCTATGCAGCCGTTAACGGCATAAGTTTGAAGCAGTTCTTTAGCGAAGCACTCGAGGAGAAGCTTCGAAGGTGTGTGGATGAGCCGACCGCCGGCCAGGTGGTTCCACCTTGGATGGCAGGCTTTGGCGGGCTCGCCGACCTTTCGGATGAGAACCGTCGGATCATGCGCCTTATCGACGAGGAATTTGAAAAAATCGGTCCCGAAGACGCGGCGTGATCATCGACACCAATGCGTTATCGGCGTGGGCGGAAGGCACGCGGGCCGTCGAACCAGTCCTGTTCTCCGCTGGTCGGCTGGTGGTGCCGACTGTCGTACTGGGCGAATACTGCTTCGGAATTTGGCAATCCCGTCACCGCGGTCGCTACGAGGAATGGCTGGGCCAGAACCTGCCGCTGGTGGAAGTTGCCTCTATCTCTGCGGTGACGGCCCATTGTTATGCGGAAATTCGCTTGCAACTGAAGCGAAAGGGAACTCCCATTGCTTCGAACGATGCTTGGATCAGCGCCCTAGCCAGGCAGCTTCGCCTTCCCATCCTGAGCAACGACACCCACTTCGATTTCGTGGACGGAATCGAGCGCGTCGCGTTCTAGGAGAAGTAACGCTACTTCGACCTCTCCGCCTGTTCGAAGCCGAATTGGGGGACGGCTATCATCAGGCTTCGACCTTGGTCCGGGGATGGCGAACGTGGTCAAGCCGCTCCAACATCTGATCGCGCCGTTGCTCTTCGGGCTCATCTTCCTGCCGGCCGCAGCTTCTGCGCAGGGAGTCGAGAGCGGAGGCGGGGATCCGCTTAGCCGGGAGCTGATACCGGCGCCCGTGCTGTCCCCGGAAGATGTGGTCCGCATTCAGCTCGAAGCGCTGCGCCACAACGACGAGCGCAATCGCGGCATTGAGGTCGCTTTTCGCTTCGCCTCTCCGGCCAACCGCGTTCACACCGGGCCGCTGCCGCGCTTCATCGGCATGATCCGCAACGGCCCCTATGCCCTCATGCTGGACTTTCGGGCAGTGAGCTACGGCCCGGTGGAGTCGAACGGCACGCAGGCGCGGCAGCGGGTCATTCTCACGGACGCGACAACGAGCGTCATCTATTGGTTCTACCTTTCCCGCCAGTCCAAATACCCCTACGCGGACTGCTGGATGACCGACGCGGTGTTCATTGAACCCTCGGAGGGGCAGGCGGCATAAACACGGCCACCTTCTGCAGGTCCCGGCCTGTCCGCGTCCGGCGAGCAGACCGGCAGGCCGCGGGGGCCGACCGCAAAGCGCGGATCTGTCGAGGCGCTACAGGCGAAGGCGGAAGTCGTTCTCGCCTGACTCGTCGATACCGCGGACGAGGAATACCGTGCGCTTCGTGTGGTCGGACACGCCCTTTTCCTCGCTGAGGCGGCGTGCGAAGTCCCGATCGAAGACCGTGCTTGTCGGCATGTAGCGGAGCGTCATGCCTCGGCGCGGGTGCTCTGACCGGTTGGCGAGGGAGCCGTGCGTCAAGTAGACGTCATGCAGCGAGATCTGACCAGCCTTGAGCTCCAGGCCCACCGCTTCAGAGAGGTCAATCTCGTCGTTGTCGATCTCTTGATGCAGGGTCAGCTCGGGGTTGGCATTCGTGTGGTGGGAGCGAAGCTTCCTCGCCTTGTGGCTGCCCCGGATGACCTGAAGGCAGCCGTTCTCGGAGCTCGCAGCGTCCACGGCGATCCATACCGTGCACGTCGCCATTGGTCGGAGCGGCCAGTACTCGCCGTCCTGATGCCACGGCGTCTCGTAGCCGTCCCGCGCCGGCTTGGCAAAGAAGCTCGAGTTCCAGAGCGCGATATTCGGACCCAACACCTGTTCGACCATGTCGAGGATGTCGGGAATTCTTGCGTAATTCAGGAAGGCGAGATCGTAGGCCAGCAATGTCGGGCAGTAGTTTCGGAACTCCGGGTGGCGGGCAACCAGACGTTCGTGATGACCGCGAATGTCGGCAAGATCCGATTCGGGCAGTCGGTAGTCGGGAATCACGTAACCGTCTTCGTGGTATTGCCCGATTTGCTCGGCAGTCAGCATCGCACGTCCTCGTCCAGGGCCTCCGGGAAGTGGCCGAAAATTGTCTCATTTGCCGGGCTCCGATGCAATTTCGCCCGAGGCCCATGCGGAGCACCGATGAAATGCCGGTGGGTGGCACAGTTCCGTGCGCCGGAAGCACCCGGACGCTTCTCTCGGAAAGTTGCGAACGGAATACTTATGGTTGCGGCGCGCTGTATCGCATAGGACAATGCCGCCAATTCGGAGATTCTGCTCCGATCCCGGCGGCACCGGCCACTCGGTCGCGCCCAGTTGTTCGGCGATGTGCCGCCGGAATACCGACCGCGCCGTTGGCCTACCGCTCTCGACGCCGGATCGCATTCGTCCCTCGCCACGTCGGCTGATCGGCGTTTCAGTTACATTGACGCTCCCCCGACAAGGCGTGCAGCCGTTGGAAAGTCAGTCATGCAACTAAAGCGATACAGTGACTATTCGTTGAGGGCTCTGATCTACCTCGGGCTCAACCCTCACCGGCGCTGCACGATTCACGAGATTGCCACTGCGTACGGTATTTCCGTAAACCACCTCACGAAGCTGACGCATCGTCTGGGGCAGCATGGTTTCATTGCGACGTCGCGCGGCAGAAAGGGCGGCTTGGAGCTCGCCATGCCGGCCAGCGAGATCAGCCTCGGCGACGTGTTCAGGGTGACCGAGGGTGACGTCCACCTGGTCGAATGCTTCCGCGGCGAAGAGAACAACACGTGTCCGATCGCGGGGCCGTGCGTGCTGACCAACGTGCTGGAGTCTGCCCTCGCGGCCTTCATCAACGTGCTGGACCGGCACACGCTGGCAGACCTGCTGGCCCCGTCACAGGCATTGCAGGCCATCTTCGCCGCAAGGCAGGACGAGGGCGCGGTTCGGCCGCTGGCCACGGGCAGCAGCGCCACCGCCTAGTGGGATGAAAGCCGGGGCTCCCCGCCGCTTTCAGGAGCCGGGAACGCCGGGGCCTACGATTCCAGCAGCACGCGGAAACCGAAGTTTCCCGGCATGGGTTTCACTGAGCAGCCGCCGGAGCCGATTTCCCGAAGAAACGTCTGCATGAAGCTCTGGTGTTCTCCCTGCAGGATCCGGATTCCGCAGTTCTCCCTGAACACGCTCCCGCCTTCCTGCGCGTACGTCCGGTGCCAGCAGGAGTCGGTCCATTCCCACACGTTGCCCCTGATACCGAAGATACCGAAGGCATTGCCGTCGTCGGACCCGACCGGACTGGTCTTGCGGGTCGGCCTGGGGACGAGTGCGTAGTCCGAGGCCCAGGCCAGACGCTTGTCCGTGAACAGCTGCGGTTGCTCGAACGGTTCATCGGATCCGGCGCGAGCCGCGTACTCCCACTCGTGCTCCGTCGGCAGCCGGTAGGGGTCACCCGTCGCATCGGAAAGCCAACGGACGTACTGCGCGATGTCGTCCCAGCTCACGTTGATCACCGGCCGGTCCCCGCGCCCCCAGCCGTTGTCGTCCGGACGATGGGCGCAGGCGCCAGCTTGGTGGCAGTAGTCCCATTGGGCGAACGTCACCTCGAATTTCCCGATGTAGAACGGCCGCTCGAACACGACGCGTGGCGGGTCGCCGCTCCGCTCGGCAACCGGAGCGGCGTCGGCAGTCGCCATTGCCATCTGCCCGGCCGGGACCCTGACCAGCTCGGGCAGGAACTCGTCGGGAATCGGCGGGGCCGGCGAACGGAGCGCGGCGAACACGCCCACGGACACCGCCACCAGGACCACGGGCACCGCCACGACGCCGAGGCCCAGCCAGCCGACGCGAAGTTTGGACATCCTGCGATTCATGAGGACCTGCTGCTGGGCACCTCCCGGAGCAAGGGGCCGGCGGTCGGCCGCTCCCGGGGACGCGGGAGCGGCACAAGCGCCGTGAAAGCCTACGCGGCGATCGGGCCCGGGGCCTGGACCTGCGTCATCAGGTCATCGTTCCACTCGCCTTCGACGACCACGGTCGCCAGGGCCCCCAGCTCAACCGCCTCGATCAGGTTGTGGGAGAGGTAGACGTACACGCCCGGCTGCAGGAACTTGTACAGCGCCGCGCCGGCCGAACCGCCCCGGATGAACCAAGTCTCAAGGCCTTCCGCCGGCGGGTCGGCAAACGAACCCTGTTCCCAGACGTAGTCGCCGTGGCCGCCGATCAGGTGGGGCCGGGAATCCCGGTTGGCCTGCGAGTGGATGAAGAGCACGGACTCACCGACGTTGGCCGTCATGGTGTTGTCGCCCGTGAGCCCGCCCACGCGGCCGTTCATCACGACGTGGGTCGGGGTCGGCGTCCGCATGACCTCGAGAGTCTCGGCCATCGCGTCAGCGTGCGATTCGAACGACTTGAAGTTGCCGTCGGCGTCGCGCGGTACGTAGAAGTCCTGCTCGCCGACGTAGTAGGCCTTGTCGTAGTGCAGCGCGTTCCCGTGCCGGTCCTTGAGACCGTCCCTCGGCAGCACCATGACCGCGCCGTTCATGCCGGACACCACGTGGTACGGGATCATCTGCCCGCCAGGCGCGCAGTGGTAGATGTAGGTCCCGGCCTTGGTCGCCTTCCAGCGGAGCACGACCTGTTCGCCCGGTTGCACGAGCGTGAGACCGCCGCCGCCCAGCGCCCCCGTCGACGCATGGAAATCGATGTTGTGGGCGAAGATGTTCTCTTCGGGATTCTTCAGCGTGAGTTCGATGTAGTCGCCCTCATGGCAGACCATCAGGGGGCCCGGAATGGAACCGTTGAATGAGAGCGCGTTGATGACGGTGCCGTTGTCGTCGATCTCCCGCTGGTCCTCGACGGCCGTGAGTTCGACCTCGATGATCTTGGGGCCGCCGGATGCTACAAGCTCGTGGGCGGGCGCATGCGGCGGGGCGAGGAGTTCCTGTTTCACCCGCGGCAGGTCGTCCATTTCAGCAGCGGCGGCCGTGTTGGTTGCCACGGGCACCACCATCGCGTTGACGCCGGACGCGGCGCCAAGTGCACCCCCGCCAGCCCAGAGCAGCTGACGTCTGTTCATGTCGAGCATGGCTGATTCCTCCTTTTGTCTGTTGCCTCATCGCCAGGATTCGACGCGGCCCAAACGCGGATCAGCTATGTCACTAGTGGCTTCGACTCCTCGCAGAGACAATCAGCAGCAAGCACATTAAGTTGTATTTTAGATGCATCTTTAAGGACATCAAGCACGTTCGGAGCCGGCGCCCCGGATGGCGGCCGGCCTTGCCACACGTGACGAATCGGCCGCGAGCCCCGGCGCTGTTATCGGCGGCGGATCGTCCGGGCGCTGTTGCGTCCGGCAGTTCATCGCTTGCGCTCATTCCCGCGCAGGTGGTGGGCTCGGTCAGGCGGGGCCCGTGCATGGCGGGTTCAAGAGCACGGGATCCCGTGGCCGCGCGGTGCTCAACGCTGCCCTGCCGTGAACCCGCGCTGTGTCCCCTGGCTTGCCGATGACGGAGCCATCTGGACGTGGAGCAGCCCCGATTCGGGCCGGGTCAGTGACGGCGAGTGCTGCGGCTGCAGGCGGTCGCGTCAGGGTAACGGGAGCGCCAGCGACGGGGTCAGGCGTCCCAGAACCGCACGCGCGTCGTAAGCGTCGGGGTCGCCTGCCGGCTTGGCGCCCCTTCGCATGACGATGTTGGCGTAGGACGCGTATCGGTCGGATGGCCGGGCTCGGGCCGTGGCGAAGCCGGCAAAGGGATCGCCGTAGGAATCGTACCAGCCGAACCCCACGTAGCCGGTCAGGGGGACCGTCGAAAAGTAGGTGGTCTTGCGCTCCGTGTCCCAATGCGCGACCACGAAATGGTCGAAGCCGCGCGTCACGGTGATCTCGGCAGCGCGGTAGAGCAGGTAGTTCTCGACCGTTTCACGCGATGTCAAGCGGTTGCCGCTGAAGGAGATGCGGAAACGATTCGCCTCAAGCGCCTGCTCGGCGTAGCCGTAGCCATCCGCGGCCGGCTGGTACGGCGTCGGTGTACCGCAGGCGACGAGTCCGAGTGTCGCCACGATGACCGTCGCCATCATCATGCGCTGCGTCGGTCCGTTCATCACTGCCAATTGCTCGCAATTCCAGTTTGCAATATGGGGCCCCGGCGATGGCGCGGCAATGTCGGGCAGTGCGTGCTCGCCCGGGCTGCGCGCGCAACTGCGGGAGGTGCCTCAGGTTCGATCAGATAGACTCATAGGTCGGGAAGGGCTTCATTGGGGGACACGATGGACCGCTTCAACGCAATCATCGATTCGGTCAATGCATTCGCCTGGGGGCCGCCCATGCTGGGCATCCTTGGCGTCACCGGCGTCCTGCTGACGTTGGGGCTGGTGTTCATGCCGTGGCGAAAGGTGGGCTACGGCTTCAGGCTCCTATTCGACAAGAGCTCCGCCGTCGGCGAAGGCGAGGTCAAGCCGTTCAACGCGCTGATGACGGCGCTGTCGGCAACGGTCGGGACCGGGAATATCGCCGGTGTGGCGACCGCCATCGCGCTCGGCGGACCGGGCGCCATCTTCTACATGTGGCTCATCGCCCTGTTCGGAATGGCAACCAAGTACGCGGAAGCGGTGTGCGCGGTTACCTACCGCGAGGTGGACAAATCCGGGAAGTACGTCGGCGGACCGATGTACTACCTGCGGAATGGTGTCGGCGAGTTCGCCCCTGAGCTCGGCAAGTGGCTGGGGCTGGCGTTCGCGATCTTCGGTGCGGTGGCGGCGTTCGGCATCGGCAACGCGGTTCAGGTCAACTCCATGGCCGCGGCCTTGGTCAACAGCTTCGGCGTGCCCACCTGGCTGACCGGTGTCATCGTCGCGGCCCTCGTAGGCGTGGTCGTGATCGGCGGCATCCGCCGGATCGGGGAGGTCGCCGGCAAGCTGGTGCCGACCATGATCGTGCTCTACCTCGGCGCCGCGGTGCTGATCATTGCCATCAATATCACCAGCGTGCCAGACGCAATCGGCCTGATCTTTACCCACGCCTTCACGCCGGCGGCGGCGACCGGTGGATTCGCCGGAGCGGCGGTGGCCGCGGCGGTCCGTTTCGGGGTGGCCCGCGGAGTGTTCTCCAACGAATCCGGGCTGGGCTCAGCAGCCATTGCGCACGCGGCCGCCCAGACCAACAGCCCGGTGCGTCAGGGGATCATCGCCATGCTAGGGACGTTCATCGACACCCTCGTCGTGTGCACCCTGACGGCCTTGGTGATCCTCACGTCTGGCGCATGGACCATGACGGGGGCGGACGGCGGCGGGCTGACCGGCGCGGTGCTCACGTCGACGGGCTTCCAGACTTCGATTGCCGGCGGCCAGTACATCGTCACCATTGCCTTGGCGGTGTTTGCGTTCACGACCATCCTCGGGTGGTCGTACTACGGCGAGCGGTGCTGGCAGTACATGTTCAGGGAGAAGAGCCTGGTGATCTATCGGGCCCTGTGGGTGCTGGCGGCGCTGACCTTCGCCAACGTCAAGGTCGACCTGGTCTGGAACCTGTCGGACACCCTCAACGGTCTGATGGCGATCCCGAACCTCATCGGATTGCTGCTGCTCGCGCCCATGGTGTTCAAGGTGACCCGCGAGTACTTCGAGTCGATCGGACGGCCTCTCGCCTGATCGCAGTCGGCAAGCCAGGCTGACGCGGGGCCCCTCGGCCGCCGCGCCAGCCTGTATCGAGCGAACGGCCTGACGCCGGAGGGCCCGGCGTCAGGCCGGGCGGATCATGTCGGAGGCGCGACGCGCAGCGTGAACGTCACGGGTCCGTCGTTGGTGAGAGAGACCTGCATGTGGGCGCCGAATCGTCCGGTCTCGACCAGCGGATGCAGCGCCCGCGCCCGGCACACGACATGCTCGAACAGGCGCTTTCCCTCGTCCGGCGGCGCGGCGCCCGAAAAGCTGGGACGCGCGCCCTTCCGGGTGTCGGCGGGGAGCGTGAACTGGGGCACGAGCAGGAGCCCGGCGCTGACGTCGGCGACGCTGAGATTCATCTTGCCGTGATCATCGGGAAACACGCGGTACCCGACCAGACGTTCCACGAGGCGGTCGCCTGTCCGCTCGGTGTCTCCTCGCTCCACGCCAATCAGGACCATCAGACCGGCGCCGATGGCGCCGATGGTGTCCGGCCCGATGTCGACCCTGGCCCTGGAGACGCGCTGGAGCAGCCCGATCATGGGTGCCGGGTGTGGGCGGAACCGCCGCTTCCGCGGTGAACCGCGGCCGCCGGATCCGCGTGTCCCGGTTCCGGGGAACTCTCGGGCAGGCGCGGTGTGCGACGCGCGGGTTCGACCCCGGTCACGGTCACGCGGCCTAGGCTGCGGCCTGGCTCGGAGCCTCCACGACGCGGGTCCCGAAGTCGGCCGGCGAGACCACCTCCAGCACCTCGTAGTCGTCGGAGCACGCGATCTCGCGGTGCTTGATTCTCGGCGGCTGGAGGATGCTGTCCCCCTTCTCGAGCCGGCGCACGCCCAGTCCCTCGT
This portion of the Rhodospirillales bacterium genome encodes:
- a CDS encoding SUF system NifU family Fe-S cluster assembly protein, whose protein sequence is MDLRDLYQEVILDHSRNPRNAGRLAEPSGTAKGHNPLCGDLITLDVLVEDGVVRDVSFDARGCAISVATASIMSDMLKGKTLEETHDLFRRFQEMLTGPDAEAEGLDKLEVLAGVREFPMRVKCATLPFHTLRAALDNEPGTVQTE
- a CDS encoding iron-sulfur cluster assembly protein, with amino-acid sequence MTDFDPPPQPGTVTPDEHAEALRPAVVAAIGTVYDPEIPVSIWELGLVYDIAIRNGRDVDVTMTLTTPHCPEAQYIPGRVEEAVREVSGVGDVRVDIVWEPPWTPDRMSEAARLELGYF
- a CDS encoding iron-sulfur cluster assembly accessory protein, which gives rise to MTNAPKLLTLTDVAAERARAMIAARGAATQGLRIALKTGGCSGMAYDVEYADEARPTDEVVEDRGIKVFIDPAAVLFLAGSRIGWEESILQSRFTFENPNEVARCGCGESVSFGGLGGQG
- a CDS encoding type II toxin-antitoxin system VapC family toxin: MIIDTNALSAWAEGTRAVEPVLFSAGRLVVPTVVLGEYCFGIWQSRHRGRYEEWLGQNLPLVEVASISAVTAHCYAEIRLQLKRKGTPIASNDAWISALARQLRLPILSNDTHFDFVDGIERVAF
- a CDS encoding DUF4864 domain-containing protein, whose product is MANVVKPLQHLIAPLLFGLIFLPAAASAQGVESGGGDPLSRELIPAPVLSPEDVVRIQLEALRHNDERNRGIEVAFRFASPANRVHTGPLPRFIGMIRNGPYALMLDFRAVSYGPVESNGTQARQRVILTDATTSVIYWFYLSRQSKYPYADCWMTDAVFIEPSEGQAA
- a CDS encoding phytanoyl-CoA dioxygenase family protein produces the protein MLTAEQIGQYHEDGYVIPDYRLPESDLADIRGHHERLVARHPEFRNYCPTLLAYDLAFLNYARIPDILDMVEQVLGPNIALWNSSFFAKPARDGYETPWHQDGEYWPLRPMATCTVWIAVDAASSENGCLQVIRGSHKARKLRSHHTNANPELTLHQEIDNDEIDLSEAVGLELKAGQISLHDVYLTHGSLANRSEHPRRGMTLRYMPTSTVFDRDFARRLSEEKGVSDHTKRTVFLVRGIDESGENDFRLRL
- a CDS encoding Rrf2 family transcriptional regulator — encoded protein: MQLKRYSDYSLRALIYLGLNPHRRCTIHEIATAYGISVNHLTKLTHRLGQHGFIATSRGRKGGLELAMPASEISLGDVFRVTEGDVHLVECFRGEENNTCPIAGPCVLTNVLESALAAFINVLDRHTLADLLAPSQALQAIFAARQDEGAVRPLATGSSATA
- a CDS encoding SUMF1/EgtB/PvdO family nonheme iron enzyme; protein product: MSKLRVGWLGLGVVAVPVVLVAVSVGVFAALRSPAPPIPDEFLPELVRVPAGQMAMATADAAPVAERSGDPPRVVFERPFYIGKFEVTFAQWDYCHQAGACAHRPDDNGWGRGDRPVINVSWDDIAQYVRWLSDATGDPYRLPTEHEWEYAARAGSDEPFEQPQLFTDKRLAWASDYALVPRPTRKTSPVGSDDGNAFGIFGIRGNVWEWTDSCWHRTYAQEGGSVFRENCGIRILQGEHQSFMQTFLREIGSGGCSVKPMPGNFGFRVLLES
- the nirK gene encoding copper-containing nitrite reductase codes for the protein MLDMNRRQLLWAGGGALGAASGVNAMVVPVATNTAAAAEMDDLPRVKQELLAPPHAPAHELVASGGPKIIEVELTAVEDQREIDDNGTVINALSFNGSIPGPLMVCHEGDYIELTLKNPEENIFAHNIDFHASTGALGGGGLTLVQPGEQVVLRWKATKAGTYIYHCAPGGQMIPYHVVSGMNGAVMVLPRDGLKDRHGNALHYDKAYYVGEQDFYVPRDADGNFKSFESHADAMAETLEVMRTPTPTHVVMNGRVGGLTGDNTMTANVGESVLFIHSQANRDSRPHLIGGHGDYVWEQGSFADPPAEGLETWFIRGGSAGAALYKFLQPGVYVYLSHNLIEAVELGALATVVVEGEWNDDLMTQVQAPGPIAA
- a CDS encoding sodium:alanine symporter family protein, which gives rise to MDRFNAIIDSVNAFAWGPPMLGILGVTGVLLTLGLVFMPWRKVGYGFRLLFDKSSAVGEGEVKPFNALMTALSATVGTGNIAGVATAIALGGPGAIFYMWLIALFGMATKYAEAVCAVTYREVDKSGKYVGGPMYYLRNGVGEFAPELGKWLGLAFAIFGAVAAFGIGNAVQVNSMAAALVNSFGVPTWLTGVIVAALVGVVVIGGIRRIGEVAGKLVPTMIVLYLGAAVLIIAINITSVPDAIGLIFTHAFTPAAATGGFAGAAVAAAVRFGVARGVFSNESGLGSAAIAHAAAQTNSPVRQGIIAMLGTFIDTLVVCTLTALVILTSGAWTMTGADGGGLTGAVLTSTGFQTSIAGGQYIVTIALAVFAFTTILGWSYYGERCWQYMFREKSLVIYRALWVLAALTFANVKVDLVWNLSDTLNGLMAIPNLIGLLLLAPMVFKVTREYFESIGRPLA
- the dtd gene encoding D-aminoacyl-tRNA deacylase, yielding MIGLLQRVSRARVDIGPDTIGAIGAGLMVLIGVERGDTERTGDRLVERLVGYRVFPDDHGKMNLSVADVSAGLLLVPQFTLPADTRKGARPSFSGAAPPDEGKRLFEHVVCRARALHPLVETGRFGAHMQVSLTNDGPVTFTLRVAPPT